A window of the Gossypium hirsutum isolate 1008001.06 chromosome A05, Gossypium_hirsutum_v2.1, whole genome shotgun sequence genome harbors these coding sequences:
- the LOC107903045 gene encoding proteinase inhibitor, with translation MSGWPRYPPCASGTCTDVVCCAHGHKLRWPELLGENGAAAKATIEKENPEVTAEILTPGRVGPPNFCCNRVFVIVDTHGNVTNIPTIG, from the exons ATGTCTGGTTGGCCACGTTACCCACCCTGTGCAAGTGGTACTTGCACTGATGTTGTTTGCTGCGCTCATG GGCATAAACTGAGGTGGCCTGAACTGTTGGGTGAAAATGGAGCAGCGGCTAAAGCAACAATCGAAAAAGAAAATCCAGAAGTAACAGCTGAGATACTGACACCAGGAAGAGTTGGACCTCCTAATTTTTGCTGCAATCGTGTTTTTGTAATTGTCGACACTCATGGCAATGTAACCAATATCCCTACTATTGGTTGA
- the LOC107904417 gene encoding COP9 signalosome complex subunit 1, with translation MDGEDDALKSLMEEMYANGIKGVDDAPSSSTSTTIQKNRPIISSEQLDIEAYAVLYSGRTKIMRLIFLADHCDNSGMQLEALRMAYDKLNKGENTQLFREVVQKIDGRLGPNYSMDAKWCAIIDRKADQRKDKLESELNAYRSTVAIKERFGRFEDVLEPGCHCLPWFLGSQLAGHLSLILQQLDVRCETKTKLSSVWKYKRRVKV, from the exons ATGGATGGCGAAGACGACGCCCTGAAATCATTGATGGAGGAGATGTACGCGAACGGCATCAAGGGCGTTGACGATGCGCCGTCATCCTCAACTTCGACAACGATCCAGAAGAACCGGCCCATCATTAGCAGCGAGCAGCTAGACATCGAGGCCTACGCTGTGCTTTACTCGGGCCGTACCAAGATCATGCGGCTCATATTCTTAGCCGACCACTGCGACAATTCCGGGATGCAATTGGAGGCCCTAAGGATGGCTTACGATAAGCTCAATAAGGGGGAGAACACCCAGTTATTCCGTGAAGTGGTCCAGAAGATCGACGGTCGATTGGGTCCCAACTATTCGATGGATGCCAAGTGGTGCGCTATCATTGATCGAAAAGCCGACCAAAGGAAAGATAAACTCGAGAGCGAACTCAATGCCTACAGG TCTACAGTAGCCATTAAGGAGAGATTTGGCAGGTTTGAGGATGTTCTTGAACCTGGATGCCATTGCCTACCTTGGTTTCTTGGAAGTCAACTCGCTGGCCACCTGTCGCTAATATTGCAGCAGTTGGATGTTCGTTGTGAAACCAAGACTAAG TTGTCCTCTGTGTGGAAATACAAAAGAAGGGTGAAAGTATAG